One genomic segment of Danio rerio strain Tuebingen ecotype United States chromosome 11, GRCz12tu, whole genome shotgun sequence includes these proteins:
- the apc2 gene encoding adenomatous polyposis coli protein 2 gives MMSFPTASYDQLVRQVEDLRKENSHLRRELQDNSHHLSKLENETSDMKEVLRQLQSKLEQEAGTLASSGRTDVLDQLKELHMDLTNYYELKYQPHNLRVFPELMAGQVGEGEERLSISRSRSPVCQSSRQSSSASGEGTAVHPGLPHQVAGEGRITAQHLEDLCKERTMLLSEIEKEEKERRWYYSQLQGLSQRLAELPRLDTFSMQVDFIRQQLEFEAQQLRSVMEERFGTSDEMVQRTQIRVARLEQLEKELHDAQSSRGPQEKSALPETQSTECLPKACVPDMDTGNAGTLDAPGEAGSKVEMVFWLLSMLASRDREEMSRTLLAMSSSQESCIAMRKSGCVPLLVQILHEGGTGEAAGTGCYSREARSRASAALHNIVYSQPDEGQARREMRVLHVLEQIRSHCENGWDWIENHLSTPSPGGSKTTEIPEPVDPQICQALCAIMKLSFEEEYRRAMNELGGLQAIAELMQLDQELYGMHNEPINMALRRYAGMAVTNLTYGDVVNKATLCSKKNCLQAIVAQLASDSEELQQVVSSILRNLSWRADINSKRALRDVGSVSGLMTCALQATKESTLKSVLSALWNLSAHSTENKVAICSVDGALGFLVSTLTYRCQTNSLAIIESGGGILRNVSSLIATRDDYRQILRDHNCLQTLLQHLRSHSLTIVSNACGTLWNLSARSPKDQELLWDLGAVSMLRNLINSKHKMIAMGSAAALRNLLTNRPLKYKDAAVISPGSCMPSLYMRKQKALEAELDAKHLAETFDTLEKQSFKHANINKPLRHIESLAKDYASDSGCFDDDEAPNVSTSLDTGTFSMLSMFLNNSNFLNTQLRKREGEPEQDIETFQTDIKRSQPPDDEVTVAAEKLAKKITNTVAKIDKLVDDITMHTSSEDSFSLSSEDHFLDWNYGPDELHEARAISCSPCPLSDSSTFSPKERLSRAHAFMRLKTTNSSLSNDSLNSGSISDGYCGSQDQTHPSARPTEQRRPNKLDLKVAHEEPLTNGVHISRVMCQNEIPERDFEANKDAILPDSGSTDTEKSQEPFISTPATVSTKVSSETSIPTVKLSPSYQHVPLIQSVAKFGVAKTAINVQAAQAMRRQAWVPAVMTGGSISKFSPICSARSPTIGQLETPQKYSVENTPICFSRCSSLSSLSSGDGALDGQSQTENELESDSSLEIIEVEDVNVERKDEEDENETLDDLSDSQLLVTDQKISSSDPIEISGTIKNEKRFLRGVSPVILEDRTPSSSSDNYIHETPLVMSRCSSVSSLGSFESPSIASSIQSDPCSEMISGTVSPSDLPDSPGQTMPPSRSKTPCCPESGGADAQNLSGVGSQWESSLRKFMEIADFKERFNLPQDLDTMIYFTVEKPIENFSCASSLSALPLHEHYVQKDVELKLTPLLNQQDNDPEESEKEEDMEDQYSEGNSDDDIEILKECINSAMPSRFKKVRSTVIPSLSNQVINMQARKSVPVYMVLQNKNNQMCTGQKLGMSSKEIYHDDSSYTDSAEGTPINFSSTTSLSDETLQYPARTKGMKDWRRNKETQELVDIEAKRIEDLRMFSRFHKPTKIACQSHLVTNQLNKTIRRMVPTQRLLIQSKEMAAKMTQQRIQSQSPVRQIQKQGQNLSRSMPQLDFPMRKQSTEVYQNQKTCYLSHVQENTLSLKSRRHPSSTEGICHKMERHDGQMNRTGRKQQYDSSNIIRNANIQDQVNSYQSRQNGFHRIKQNLILEEAPPCYSLSSSLSSLSDAEFEEHENPQHTWIKNRHNIMSNLQCHPKSQKDLNQFEENSSPSSVSMDSEDDLLIKCITSAMPQHKKRQAARKRKAEKKHKQKATLLDNDLDSDEMASDKDSDLNSVEWRAIQEGANTIITKLQASKSQEPSSESESVLSFMSGSSFTPKEKKVYKDDKKANKPLDFAPRKPVPNFPVVFRGRTVIYTPKKETTLSQRPPPKKVSPKADAPKNPNLAQHRSRSLHRLGQPMESTQLSLPKRSSTPPARIPKSSSSGSSQSSTPSRQPQKKVTSQPPIKGTEKVASAPSSPPDRRGRNSNIDQNSKSPIDRKTQKSPVRIPFMQNPSRQTRNISPLVTNQPTSISRQNTQMSGKRILPANRIDLVRMTSAHSSSGESDQNGFLRQLTFIKETSKVSRYDASSRSVPASQHASPRRSGPGAPAVFLCSSRCQELKEAVQGPKRMPVTHGQRQVQEQGVLRQGMALSRATSIDRDVTVNRPARRTSSESPCRASKRNTPCPKPREKRDDTFKRYSSSPSINVLSRVTSRSSLRSSSSDSSGRAKSERNVNQKQQRAGLRNADKVTWRRIRDEDVPQILKSTLPPTALPLLPSPGTKQMPPPLPGKLPTITLASRKTSDATVQTEDYSANKTNSSTSPTIDKGLSITEETAKIALPKKIVVFGNTLQDGDSDGSLKNYSTASTATFQSTESTHSSGVGHFRQSSPSKAVRVTPFNYIPSPMVGCSPQTQGQATTMFEKTVDKHEV, from the exons ATGATGTCATTCCCAACGGCCTCCTATGACCAGCTGGTGCGGCAGGTGGAGGATCTCCGTAAGGAGAACTCTCACCTGCGGCGAGAGCTTCAGGACAACTCACACCACCTGTCTAAGCTGGAGAATGAAACATCtgacatgaag GAGGTTCTGAGGCAGTTGCAGAGTAAACTGGAGCAGGAGGCCGGAACGCTTGCCTCTTCAGGCAGAACTGATGTGCTGGACCAGCTCAAAG AGTTGCATATGGACCTGACCAACTACTACGAGCTAAAGTACCAGCCTCACAACTTACGTGTGTTTCCGGAGCTGATGGCTGGCCAGGTAGGGGAAGGTGAGGAGAGACTGAGCATCAGCAGATCCAGGAGCCCCGTGTGTCAATCGTCCCGCCAGTCCTCATCTGCATCTGGAGAAGGAACAGCCGTGCACCCAGGCCTCCCTCATCAGGTGGCTGGAGAAGGACGTATCACTGCCCAACACTTAGAAGATCTCTGTAAAGAGAG gaCTATGTTGCTGAGTGAAATAGAGAAAGAGGAGAAAGAGCGACGGTGGTATTACTCACAGCTGCAGGGATTGTCTCAGAGACTGGCTGAACTGCCACGGCTTGATACG TTCTCTATGCAGGTGGATTTTATCAGACAGCAGCTGGAGTTTGAAGCTCAGCAGTTGCGTTCTGTGATGGAGGAACGTTTCGGCACCAGTGATGAGATGGTCCAGAGAACACAA ATCCGTGTTGCTCGGTTGGAACAGCTAGAGAAAGAGCTTCATGATGCCCAGAGCTCACGTGGTCCTCAAGAGAAGAGCGCTCTACCTGAAACACAg AGCACCGAGTGCCTCCCAAAAGCATGTGTTCCTGACATGGATACTGGAAATGCTGGTACTCTGGATGCTCCTGGAGAAGCAGGGAGCAAA GTGGAGATGGTGTTTTGGCTACTTTCCATGCTGGCCTCCAGAGATCGGGAGGAAATGTCCCGTACCCTTCTGGCAATGTCAAGCTCACAGGAAAGCTGCATTGCTATGCGCAAGTCTGGCTGTGTCCCGCTGCTTGTACAAATACTACACGAGGGGGGCACCGGGGAGGCAGCTGGGACAGGATGCTACAGTCGAGAAGCCCGTTCCAGAGCCAGTGCTGCACTGCACAACATCGTGTATTCACAGCCAGATGAGGGTCAAGCACGACGTGAGATGAGAGTTCTCCATGTGCTGGAGCAGATTCGCTCCCACTGCGAAAATGGATGGGACTGGATTGAGAACCATTTAAGTACCCCTTCACCCGGTGGTAGCAAAACCACAG AAATCCCTGAGCCAGTGGATCCCCAGATATGCCAGGCCTTGTGTGCAATAATGAAGTTATCTTTCGAGGAAGAGTATCGCAGGGCAATGAATGAACTAG GGGGCCTCCAAGCTATAGCGGAGCTAATGCAGCTGGACCAAGAACTGTATGGCATGCACAATGAGCCAATCAATATGGCTCTCCGGCGTTACGCAGGAATGGCGGTCACTAATCTTACATATGGAGATGTTGTAAATAAG GCTACACTTTGCTCAAAGAAAAATTGTCTTCAAGCCATCGTTGCACAGCTAGCATCAGATAGCGAGGAATTACAGCAG GTTGTGTCAAGTATACTAAGAAACCTGTCATGGCGTGCTGATATCAATAGTAAGAGGGCTTTGAGGGATGTCGGCAGTGTATCAGGACTTATGACTTGTGCATTGCAGGCTACAAAG GAATCCACATTAAAGAGTGTGTTAAGTGCACTGTGGAATTTGTCAGCGCACAGCACTGAGAATAAGGTGGCAATTTGCTCTGTTGATGGTGCTCTTGGCTTTTTGGTTAGCACTTTGACTTACCGATGCCAAACCAACTCACTGGCCATTATTGAGAGCGGTGGAGGCATTCTGCGCAATGTGTCCAGCCTTATCGCCACCCGAGATGATTACAG GCAAATCCTCAGGGATCATAACTGCCTTCAGACTCTGCTACAGCATTTGCGATCTCACAGTTTGACTATTGTGAGTAATGCGTGTGGAACCCTCTGGAACCTGTCTGCACGAAGTCCAAAAGACCAGGAGTTGCTGTGGGATCTGGGAGCTGTAAGCATGCTACGCAATCTCATCAACTCAAAGCACAAAATGATAGCCATGGGAAGTGCTGCAGCTCTGCGAAACCTCCTCACAAATCGTCCACTCAAATATAAAGATGCAGCTGTTATATCCCCGGGATCATGCATGCCATCCCTCTATATGAGGAAGCAGAAAGCATTAGAGGCTGAGTTAGATGCAAAGCATCTAGCAGAAACATTTGACACACTTGAGAAGCAAAGTTTCAAGCATGCTAATATAAACAAGCCATTGAGGCATATTGAGAGCCTAGCAAAGGACTATGCTTCAGATTCTGGCTgttttgatgatgatgaagcACCTAATGTATCCACCAGCCTGGACACTGGGACATTTTCCATGCTCTCCATGTTCTTGAACAATTCTAACTTCCTTAATACGCAGCTTCGTAAGCGCGAGGGGGAGCCCGAACAAGACATTGAAACCTTTCAAACAGACATTAAAAGATCACAACCTCCTGACGACGAAGTGACTGTGGCAGCTGAAAAATTGGCCAAGAAGATCACCAACACAGTGGCTAAAATTGACAAACTGGTAGATGACATTACCATGCATACATCATCAGAGGACAGCTTCAGTCTCAGTTCAGAAGATCATTTTTTGGATTGGAATTACGGGCCAGATGAGCTTCATGAAGCGAGAGCCATTTCATGCTCCCCATGTCCTCTCTCAGATAGCAGCACTTTTTCTCCTAAAGAGCGTCTCAGCAGAGCACATGCCTTTATGCGTCTTAAAACAACAAACTCGAGCTTATCCAATGACAGCCTTAACAGTGGTAGCATCAGTGATGGCTATTGTGGCAGTCAAGACCAGACTCATCCCTCTGCCAGACCAACAGAACAACGACGTCCAAATAAGCTTGACCTTAAGGTAGCTCATGAGGAACCACTGACTAATGGTGTACATATTTCAAGAGTCATGTGTCAAAATGAAATACCTGAAAGAGATTTTGAGGCAAACAAAGATGCTATTTTGCCTGATTCAGGATCCACAGATACAGAGAAAAGCCAAGAGCCATTTATATCAACCCCTGCAACTGTTTCAACAAAGGTTTCTTCAGAAACTAGCATACCAACTGTCAAGTTGTCTCCCTCCTATCAGCATGTTCCACTGATCCAGAGTGTTGCCAAGTTTGGTGTTGCAAAGACTGCAATTAATGTTCAGGCAGCTCAAGCAATGCGCAGGCAAGCTTGGGTTCCAGCAGTTATGACTGGTGGAAGCATTAGCAAGTTTTCCCCAATATGCTCTGCAAGAAGTCCCACAATAGGACAGCTGGAAACTCCTCAGAAGTATTCTGTAGAGAACACTCCAATATGCTTCTCTCGTTGCAGTTCTCTGTCCTCTTTGTCCTCTGGCGATGGAGCTCTTGATGGACAAAGTCAAACTGAAAATGAGCTAGAAAGTGACTCCTCATTGGAAATCATAGAGGTAGAAGACGTGAATGTTGAGAGAAAAGATGAAGAGGATGAGAACGAGACACTTGATGACTTGAGTGACAGTCAGTTATTAGTAACTGATCAGAAAATCAGTAGCTCTGATCCAATTGAGATCTCTGGTACAATCAAAAATGAGAAGAGGTTCCTTAGAGGAGTGTCCCCAGTAATACTTGAGGACAGGACGCCATCCAGTTCTTCGGACAACTACATTCACGAAACACCTCTTGTAATGAGTCGCTGTAGTTCAGTGAGCTCACTTGGCAGCTTTGAATCTCCTTCAATTGCCAGCTCTATTCAGAGTGATCCATGTAGTGAAATGATAAGTGGAACTGTAAGCCCCAGTGACCTACCAGACAGCCCGGGACAAACAATGCCTCCTAGTCGCAGTAAAACTCCATGCTGTCCAGAGTCAGGTGGAGCAGATGCTCAGAATCTTAGTGGTGTAGGAAGCCAATGGGAGAGTAGTTTGCGCAAGTTTATGGAAATTGCAGACTTTAAAGAAAGGTTTAACCTACCTCAGGATTTGGACACAATGATCTATTTCACTGTGGAAAAGCCGATTGAGAATTTCTCGTGTGCCTCAAGTCTGAGTGCCCTTCCACTGCATGAACACTATGTTCAGAAAGATGTGGAGCTCAAACTTACCCCTTTGCTAAAccaacaagacaatgatccagAGGAGTCTGAAAAAGAAGAGGATATGGAAGACCAATATAGTGAAGGCAACTCAGATGATGACATTGAAATTCTCAAAGAGTGCATTAATTCCGCCATGCCTTCCAGGTTTAAGAAGGTAAGGTCCACTGTGATACCCAGTCTCTCAAACCAAGTAATCAACATGCAGGCTCGAAAATCTGTGCCAGTATATATGGTGCTGCAGAACAAAAACAATCAAATGTGTACTGGACAAAAGCTTGGAATGTCTTCGAAAGAAATCTATCATGATGATTCCTCTTACACAGACTCTGCAGAAGGTACACCCATCAATTTCTCAAGCACCACTTCCTTGAGTGATGAAACTCTTCAATATCCAGCCAGAACTAAAGGCATGAAAGACTGGCGAAGAAACAAAGAGACACAAGAGCTTGTTGATATCGAGGCAAAGAGAATTGAAGACCTACGCATGTTCTCTCGCTTCCACAAACCAACTAAAATAGCATGTCAGTCTCACCTAGTCACGAATCAACTGAACAAAACGATCAGAAGAATGGTTCCCACTCAGAGATTACTAATACAAAGTAAAGAGATGGCAGCAAAAATGACCCAGCAACGAATTCAAAGCCAGTCTCCAGTTAGACAAATTCAAAAGCAAGGACAGAATCTGTCAAGAAGCATGCCACAGTTGGATTTTCCCATGAGAAAACAAAGCACTGAGGTGTACCAAAATCAGAAAACCTGCTATCTAAGTCATGTGCAGGAAAACACTCTATCCCTAAAGTCGAGGCGTCATCCATCATCTACAGAAGGCATTTGTCATAAAATGGAAAGGCATGATGGACAGATGAATAGGACTGGACGGAAACAACAATATGATTCAAGCAATATAATACGTAATGCTAACATACAAGATCAAGTCAACAGTTATCAGTCCCGCCAAAATGGTTTTCacagaatcaaacaaaatctaatTTTAGAAGAAGCACCTCCATGCTACTCTTTGAGTTCCTCTCTTAGTTCTTTAAGTGATGCTGAATTTGAGGAACATGAAAATCCTCAACATACGTGGATAAAGAATAGACATAACATAATGTCCAACCTTCAGTGCCATCCAAAGTCACAGAAAGACCTCAACCAGTTTGAAGAGAACAGCTCGCCTAGTTCAGTCAGCATGGATTCAGAAGATGATCTTTTGATAAAATGCATAACATCTGCTATGCCACAACACAAGAAAAGGCAAGCTGCCCGAAAAAGAAAAGCTGAgaaaaagcacaaacaaaaagCTACTCTTCTTGATAATGACCTAGATAGTGATGAAATGGCATCAGACAAGGACTCTGATCTCAATAGTGTTGAATGGAGAGCAATACAAGAAGGAGCGAATACAATCATAACCAAGTTACAAGCTTCAAAGTCCCAGGAACCCTCATCAGAGTCTGAGTCGGTTTTGTCATTTATGTCTGGCTCAAGCTTTACTCCTAAAGAGAAGAAAGTATACAAAGATGACAAAAAGGCTAATAAACCGCTTGATTTTGCCCCTCGTAAACCTGTACCAAACTTCCCTGTGGTCTTCAGGGGTAGAACAGTGATATACACACCCAAAAAGGAGACAACACTCTCTCAGAGACCACCACCTAAAAAGGTGTCACCGAAAGCAGATGCCCCTAAAAATCCAAATCTAGCTCAACATAGGTCAAGAAGCCTTCACAGACTGGGCCAACCCATGGAGTCCACTCAATTGTCTTTGCCCAAAAGAAGCTCAACGCCACCTGCCAGGATACCGAAGAGCTCATCATCAGGATCATCACAAAGCTCAACACCATCCAGGCAACCTCAGAAAAAAGTAACCTCCCAGCCTCCCATAAAAGGAACAGAGAAGGTGGCATCAGCACCATCCAGCCCGCCAGACAGAAGAGGAAGAAATTCAAACATTGATCAAAACTCTAAATCCCCTATAGACAGGAAAACACAGAAATCTCCTGTCAGAATACCATTCATGCAGAATCCATCAAGGCAAACCAGAAACATTTCACCTTTAGTAACCAACCAGCCCACTAGCATCAGCAGACAAAATACGCAGATGTCAGGTAAAAGAATTCTACCAGCAAATCGAATAGATTTGGTTCGCATGACATCGGCTCATTCAAGTAGTGGTGAATCAGATCAAAATGGCTTTCTCAGACAACTAACCTTTATTAAAGAAACATCAAAAGTCTCAAGATACGATGCTTCTTCTCGTTCTGTCCCAGCATCGCAGCATGCCTCACCTCGACGATCAGGTCCAGGAGCTCCAGCAGTTTTCTTATGCTCGTCTCGCTGTCAGGAGCTTAAAGAAGCTGTTCAAGGTCCAAAGAGAATGCCTGTAACTCATGGACAAAGACAAGTTCAGGAACAGGGGGTTCTCAGACAAGGTATGGCTTTATCAAGAGCCACATCCATTGATAGGGACGTAACAGTAAATCGCCCAGCTAGACGAACAAGCTCGGAAAGTCCTTGCAGGGCCTCAAAGAGAAATACCCCCTGCCCAAAGCCAAGAGAAAAGAGGGATGATACGTTCAAAAGATACTCTTCGTCACCAAGCATAAATGTCTTAAGTCGTGTCACCAGCCGGTCCTCTCTTCGCTCTTCATCCTCTGATTCAAGCGGACGAGCTAAAAGTGAAAGAAACGTAAATCAGAAGCAGCAGAGAGCTGGACTGCGTAACGCTGACAAAGTGACCTGGAGAAGGATCCGTGATGAGGATGTTCCTCAGATATTAAAGAGCACCCTTCCACCCACTGCATTGCCTCTGTTACCTTCACCTGGCACCAAACAGATGCCACCACCACTACCAGGAAAACTGCCTACAATTACACTGGCATCACGGAAAACAAGTGATGCAACTGTTCAAACCGAGGACTACTCCGCCAACAAGACCAACTCGAGCACTTCTCCCACAATTGATAAAGGGCTTAGCATTACAGAGGAGACCGCAAAGATTGCCCTGCCCAAGAAAATAGTGGTATTTGGGAATACTCTGCAAGATGGAGATTCTGATGGATCTCTTAAAAACTACAGCACAGCATCGACTGCTACCTTTCAGTCGACGGAAAGTACCCACAGCAGTGGTGTCGGCCATTTCCGACAGAGTTCCCCTAGTAAAGCTGTCAGAGTTACTCCTTTCAACTACATCCCTAGCCCAATGGTCGGTTGCTCTCCACAGACACAGGGTCAAGCAACAACAATGTTTGAAAAGACAGTGGATAAACATGAAGTTTAA